The following proteins come from a genomic window of Manduca sexta isolate Smith_Timp_Sample1 chromosome 6, JHU_Msex_v1.0, whole genome shotgun sequence:
- the LOC115444322 gene encoding uncharacterized protein LOC115444322 gives MSKEQKGAWKCPACRSMQPKTSCIDTPLRPPPRCNDNKSTALAPGPDYATSPAYDNVTIRSKTRGTIEPPSCTLHCEETMRALIRQELKDVLSGYIDEHLKEPLQGIKSIGEALQSIKESMEFINHKFEELKTECITNSKKIRDLVVENEGLISTVRTLTARVNQIDQLSRSANLEIQCVPESRSENVFKIVEQLGRTVKCNISENDIQYCSRIAKKTSQSSRPRSILLKLNSTRLRDALLAAVIKYNRSNPTEKLQTRDLGIGGSKSLPVFVSEHLSPEMKSLHAAARQRGRELQYKYVWTRAGRIYMRKEDTSPYIYVKDQETLDRLT, from the coding sequence ATGTCTAAAGAGCAAAAAGGCGCATGGAAATGTCCGGCATGTCGCAGCATGCAGCCTAAAACTAGCTGCATCGACACCCCTTTAAGGCCACCTCCTAGATGCAACGACAACAAATCTACAGCGCTTGCTCCTGGTCCAGATTACGCTACCTCTCCCGCATACGATAATGTTACTATTCGCTCTAAAACCCGCGGTACCATTGAGCCGCCTTCTTGTACTCTCCATTGCGAAGAGACTATGCGCGCGCTAATAAGGCAAGAATTGAAAGATGTACTGAGTGGCTACATAGACGAGCATCTAAAAGAGCCTTTGCaaggaataaaaagtattggAGAGGCCTTACAAAGCATCAAAGAATCCATGGAATTTATCAACCACAAATTTGAAGAACTAAAGACGGAATGTATTACCAACTCGAAAAAGATTCGGGACCTTGTGGTTGAAAATGAAGGACTTATATCTACGGTACGGACTTTGACTGCACGCGTGAACCAAATTGATCAACTCAGTAGATCAGCGAACCTGGAAATTCAATGTGTACCAGAATCAAGATCCGAAAACGTCTTTAAGATTGTGGAGCAACTTGGAAGGACCGTAAAATGTAACATCTCCGAGAATGACATTCAGTATTGTTCCCGCATTGCGAAAAAGACATCGCAAAGTTCGCGCCCTCGTTCCATACTGTTAAAATTGAACAGTACACGGCTTCGGGACGCACTACTGGCTGCCGTTATCAAATACAATCGTAGCAATCCAACAGAGAAACTACAAACAAGAGATCTAGGTATTGGAGGATCAAAATCATTGCCAGTATTTGTCTCGGAACATCTCTCCCCAGAAATGAAATCTCTTCACGCGGCAGCTAGACAAAGAGGTAGGGAACTTCAGTATAAATATGTGTGGACTCGTGCCGGAAGAATCTACATGCGGAAAGAGGACACCAGCCCCTACATCTACGTTAAGGACCAGGAGACCCTCGATAGGCTTACTTAG